The sequence below is a genomic window from Chelonoidis abingdonii isolate Lonesome George chromosome 6, CheloAbing_2.0, whole genome shotgun sequence.
ACTTTAAGCAATGTGGGGAGGGTGGGATGGCGTTGTCTGGCTGGCCAGGAAAAGAGggcaatgctttctggcttggggtggggggcagggaggaggagacatAAAACTACTGGAAAAACAGTCAGCATGGTGAATGACTCACCACCTAGgaatgaggggtttaaaaaggtcagccTGGGCCTGGACCCTCCACTCATCACTTGCAACAGGCTAGGCAGCACCCACTCTCCCTCACTTTTGTACGTCAGAAATACGCCAGGTGATTAGCTATATCTGTGGTGAGCATTACGCTAGCTGCCCCATTAATAGGGGCTGCGAAAGAATTTTTCCCTTATGACCATACTGGCCAGGTGCAGTGGGttatttttgccttcctcacagcaggtTCAGGTAGGCTCTGATCATGCATAGTATAATGGGCAGTAGGCCATATGTTACAACTCTAAGTGTATAgtggatgttcagtgcaggtactccataacCTAAGGCATAAAAGAACAGCTAAATAGCTTGGGGAAGGAATTAAGGCGAGGCACTTGGCAATTGAGTGAgctgggggcagttggggactcctctgattggtacagcagggagccaacccccccaTCATTATAGTCCACCTTAACCCCTCCTATGAGGGGGGATGGTCGGTAAGGTCCCAGCAAGGGAATTGCTGGAAAGACCTGGATGAAAAGGGAGCGGGGAGCTGGTAGATGCTCCACACTGCATAATTGTCTGGAATTGGAGATTCCTTGCAGTGTGTCTGCTGGAGGGACATGAATCaaaaggtggggaaggggattgAAAAAAGTactcactccccacccccggtGAATTGGGGGGCGGGTTTTAACTGCACTGCACCTTTTATCTACCAGGTTAGTCCCAGATATCTAATAAtgaagttgtggcctgattaaacccatatctAATGTCTCCTGTTATTCTTTCCGCATCGCCAGACAACAGCCACACTGCTTTCCCTCACACTAATGAGAGTTGAGTTGCTAAAGCCCTTCCTGTTTACAATAGCTGAGAATGCAGCTTTTGAGCTAGGGCAAGACTGGTCATTTAAACAAATCAAAATTTAAAGAACCAGGTAACAGAAGGactttagcaaacatttttaatgaCATTCATTTCAAGAGAGCTGTCCAAGACTGGCGAGTATAACCACACATCACGCCAAGATGTAAAGACACAAACCATGAAACTACAATACAGCCACAGTTCAGCTTATAACAAATACGCATACAAACCCTACAGCTATGATTCACTTCATAGCCACAGTTGAGTCTCCTATGTCATTACACTTGTTTCCTTGCCACTCTTTGCCAAGGTTTTCTTTAAAGTGGCTAATAAATTATAACTCACTGCTTTGGGCAGTCTTTATTTTATACAAGTCATTTCATATTTATTGATATCTTCACAGTTGCTGCAAAATCAACCTCTTTCTTTTTACAGCTGTCAAACGACTACTGCTGACATTTTTAACACGTAGACTCTTACCGTGCACTTGACAATAAAAAGGCAAAACAGTATATGTTGAAAGGCTTTTGCTACATACATTATAGGGTTTATGCACTGTACATACTTGGATGTATTCTTTAAACACAGCTGCTTTAATTAcgagaagagaaaaaaattaagcacCAGTTTTTGTAAGTTGTGAATTAAGAAGAGTTATGATTGTTTGAGGATTGCGATACCTTACTTACTGATTTCCTGCCATTGCTGGGGCTTCAGGCAGTGGTGCACCTCTTCTTGCCCTATGGCATATAGTAGTCtatagtctcctgtgggctgtaatactttggtttaattttggttgttgaatttaatgtgtgggtgctgggtgcggTGGGAGACTGTGATATATAGGCActgagactagatgatctggtggtccatTCTGGTCTTAAATTCTAATGCTTGGTTTGATTCgtttaaactgggattttcaaatggggCCAACAGGTGCTCAACtgctattgaaagtcaatgggagctaatTTGAGCACCTAATTCACATAGGTTCCTTTGGCAAATCCTAGCCTTAAAGCACAGTTCATTTATACCTGTGTGTGGATCAGGCATGCTGCACTGACTTCAAGCAAGCTATGCTGACTTAGAGCAGCCAAGGCTCTGGGCCCATATATTTATGAGCTGTTAATCACAATGGATCAGACTACCTCCTCGTAGGAGAATGCATTTGGAAGGGGACAGTGGGGCAGGAAAAGTCCACAAAGTCCTCAGAGGGGATAGATTTGGGGTGCCAAGGTGGGTgcagagggacaggtccccagtGGCCTCATGGGCAAGTCATTCCACATCGAGACAAACAAATTCTGATTCCCTTCTCTTGTGCAGCATGACTCCAAATAAACAGTTCTGCATGATCTGGATCTGTTCCTAGAAGATGTTAATACAGCTCCAAGCTGTACTAACTCCTGGATGGAACTACAAAGGTTCTGAAAGTATTTTGTCATGGTCCATTGCCTTTTAAAAGGAAGCCTGCTTTAACTGTAGAAGAATGCCACTTTGTAGAGACTTTCACAGGTTTGACATACTGTTTGcaatatacagtatttaaaaatgtaagtaaAAATACATGCATTGAAAAAGTACCTACACTTGATATATGTGTGAATTGTTAGATCGTATTTTAACTACCTTGACTAACAAACATATATACTCACTGTCAGTGGTTATCTGCTACAATTTgcttaaaataaactaaaaaaaatttggCCACAGCCCTAGTGATCATACTGTTACTATGTAAACATGAGCAATCTGTGGTTActggttgcaaaaaaaaagtacTTAGTAGACATAGCATCTTCATCTACTCAGTTCAGGATCACTACTtcatacattttcaaacatactaTTTGAAATTTCTACATACTTGTATAATCTGTATTATCGCATTATATACTGTAATACTATGCGTAGCATAATACAAACTTTTGCCATACAATTGCTATTTAATAAAGAAATGTACAAATATACAGTTATTTATACCACATACATGTAAGGCTATTAACATAATAGCAAGATATGTATAGAGAAATATAATGCACTTTGTATAATGTAAGTAACCTTTGTCCCAATTAACAATAAAACAGGATAGTGGGATATGTATAATAGCTGATGTTTCTTGTAGGTGATGTAGATGTACTGTAAGATCAGACTTTACCACATACACTGATGTCATACTTCTCATCATGATACAGAAGGATTTTATGCAGACTGTTGGGTAGTAGAAAAAGTTTTCCTGAGTCAGATGTTTTACAGAAttaaaacccaaaccaaaacaaatcatGTGATAAACAGACACTCAGTTAAATAAGTGGTTAGCATTTTCCCCTATGATTTAAGTTATGATTTAAGtgcatgaaaactgaaaatttgtaATTGAATCCTAAAAAGCCATAGATGAGTCCTTGACTTCCTGAGTCCTTCATTTGCACAAGTTTCCATTCTGAAATGGTGATTTATCTTTTTCAGTTATACTTGAGGGAACACTAGTCTGTGGGAAATCATCCTTTGGTTTCTGTGCATTGCTGCTGCTAGACTTACTTCGGCTTTGATCTGGAGTGGGCTGAATAGGCAAAGATCTAGACACATTGGTCTTCACTAGACAACCACAAACAAGGCGAAAGAAAGCCCGACGCATTTCCTTGCTGGCTAAAGTGTAGATGATGGGATTCATCGCAGAATTGAGGACAGCCAAAGCAATGAACCAGTCAGCCTTGTATAAAATGGCACACTCTTTTACTCTGCAGGCTACATCTATAAGCAACAGAATAAATAATGGAGACCAACAGGCAATGAAAACACCAACTACAATAACAACTGTCCTAAGTAGTGCCATAGATCTCTCTGAGTTACTATGATTAGTGACGTTACGGCTACTGGATTTTACCAGTATGTAAATACGTGCATAAAGGATAACAATGGCCACCAAAATGGCGATGAAGATACTTATGCAAAATACAACATATTTCTTGGAATAAAGAGGCAAAATTGTTGAGCAGTCTGGTAAATTGTTGATACAGTTCCAGCCGAGGATTGGTAAGGCACCCAGGGAAACTGAGATAAGCCAACATGTTCCAATAAGAAGAAAGACTCTGTACTTTTTATTTGCATCATAAGGCCGCATTTTAATCATAGTTAAATGTCTTTCAATGGCTATGGCCAACAAGCTTAAAGTGGAAGCCCCTAGGGCAACAAACATACTTCCTTCCCTAATAAACCAGATTGTGTAGGACAGGCTCAGAGTTCTTTTTCCAGACATAAGAATGTTTACTTTGTAAACAATTCCAGCCAACAGGTCACAGAGAGCTAGATTGCCAATAAAAAAGTACATACGGTTGTGAAATTTGTTATTTTTCCATATGGCAATCAACACCATCAAGTTTTCCAGGACTATAAAACTGCATATGATCAGAAATGAAACAGTTGTTAATCCTATGCGATCAGTTGCCTTTTCTCTTAACATAAGTTTCCCTGTATAATTATAATGTAGCACGATTAGAGAGTCAGATTCTTCATTTCCTGGAGGGGTGAACGTAGCAACAAATGGCATGGTAACTGTTGccataatttgttttgttttttaaaatcatgaaagtttaattccaatatctttccacAAGAGGGAGTTCAAGTCACATTCCCTAACGAAGTTCTCTGAGTCGTTTGAGGATGCCCCAGGCTTCAGTAGTTGTTGCATGTCAACTTCCAGCAGTGGCAATGAAATCAAGAACCTATTGGAGAAAAAAAGTCAGTAGAATCAATATCACTGtctttatataaagaaaatccTATGTATATGCCTTGTAATAATAAATACCGTGgggaaaattaaatatataccaAGGACTGGCATTACAGTGGGTTTGATCATTTGGTGTCTGAAAGCCAACCACCTACTAACTAAAACTTTAGGCATCTACTTTGATTATAATTCTActgatgaaaaaaaaagaagtaaatggAGGGTATTGACTCCTTATGTTGTTGGATCCAAAATATCTATTGCTGAGTAAACAAAGTACTGTATGTTGAACTGAGGAGTAGGGAGGAAGGTTTAGCACAAACACCCAACCAATCTCAGGGAGTTTAGTAACTACCTAATTTTGACTCTAAGCAGGAATAAGTGTAAGTAAACTCCTCCAAAGCCAACACAATTTTTAAGATAATAAATCAGATCCTCAGCTCCTGTTATGCTCCCTGGGGCACTGAAGAAGTAGAGAGTGACTTTGCACCATCTCTAAAGTGCTGATGAGCATGGGAGAATCCAGAGGTGATGATGAGGCAGCTTGGGATAGGATGGGGATATTCTGGGACAGGTTAGGAGTGTGACAGGGTCTAGGCAGTGGTTCTTGAATGCTGTGTGCTCTGCTGATGTCTAACCAGTGGAACATCCCTGGGACTGTTGTAAGTGGCTGTGGGAGCTGTTTTGGTCCCTGGCAGCTCTAGGATTAAGAAAGGTATAAAGGTGGATTTTAGCCACTTGTGCTCAACTTGTCAGGTGCCCAGGCCCAGCTGGTACTGTAATAGATGTGTTATAAATGCCTACAATAGTTTCTCTCTCTAAGCATGGCAAAATTATACTATTTATAGTTAAGTTGATGTCTGAAAACCCATGAGCTCAAAGACAATTCTACTAGTTGGTTGCATTAGGTAACTTTTCAGTACCATTACTTTATATACAAATTAATTCCAACCTTTATTTGTATCATCTAATGAAAATAAATCAGTAGTTCAGAGCATGTAACTTCAGAACTATATTAGTTTCTCGATTTAATTATACGTGAAAGATTAATCAGACTTATTTTactaatacttttaaaaacagctttgatttttctttctctgtcatgACTTTGAATCATCACTAGTTTTTTCCTT
It includes:
- the S1PR3 gene encoding sphingosine 1-phosphate receptor 3, coding for MATVTMPFVATFTPPGNEESDSLIVLHYNYTGKLMLREKATDRIGLTTVSFLIICSFIVLENLMVLIAIWKNNKFHNRMYFFIGNLALCDLLAGIVYKVNILMSGKRTLSLSYTIWFIREGSMFVALGASTLSLLAIAIERHLTMIKMRPYDANKKYRVFLLIGTCWLISVSLGALPILGWNCINNLPDCSTILPLYSKKYVVFCISIFIAILVAIVILYARIYILVKSSSRNVTNHSNSERSMALLRTVVIVVGVFIACWSPLFILLLIDVACRVKECAILYKADWFIALAVLNSAMNPIIYTLASKEMRRAFFRLVCGCLVKTNVSRSLPIQPTPDQSRSKSSSSNAQKPKDDFPQTSVPSSITEKDKSPFQNGNLCK